A window of Epinephelus fuscoguttatus linkage group LG24, E.fuscoguttatus.final_Chr_v1 contains these coding sequences:
- the map3k2 gene encoding mitogen-activated protein kinase kinase kinase 2 — MGESSFLASWVNRRATMMDEQEALNSIMQDLAELHRSSRPAMFLSDLTKASSPKNQNDVRVKFEFKGEKRILQFPRPVKLDDLKAKAKVAFGQTMDLHYTNNELVIPLTTQDDLDKAVELLDRSVHMKSLKILLVLQSSSQNSSSNMDLLPSHEELDNTGFRVADKKSMLALIGSHSTDRSSPPPGYIPDALQQVARNGSFTSINSEGEFIPESMDQMLDPLSMSSPENSASGSCPSLDSPLDSDYPKSRMPRAQSYPDNHQDFPEYDIPVFEKSGKGGTYPRRYGIPFGLQDYSDGRKTFPRARRTQVHGFRSPVSFSPTEQSPSTSSGSSVFTPDLEEAPGPARRPRRGSDIEPNPNPTTAPTLSVMDISPPSRSPRAPTNWRLGKLLGQGAFGRVFLCYDADTGRELAVKQVQFDPESPETSKEVSALECEIQLLKNLCNERIVQYYGCLRDTMERTLSIFMEYMPGGSIKDQLKSYGALTENVTRRYTRQILEGVSYLHSNMIVHRDIKGANILRDSVGNVKLGDFGASRRLQTICLSGTGIMSVTGTPYWMSPEVISGEGYGRKADIWSVGCTVVEMLTQRPPWAEFEAMAAIFKIATQPTNPVLPAHVSDHCREFLKRIFVETKQRPSADELLRHIFVH, encoded by the exons ATGGGAGAATCCTCTTTCCTGGCCTCCTGGGTCAATCGCCGTGCCACAATGATgg ATGAGCAGGAGGCGCTGAACTCGATCATGCAGGACTTGGCCGAACTGCACCGCTCCAGCCGTCCTGCCATGTTCCTGTCGGACCTGACCAAAGCCTCCTCGCCCAAGAACCAG AACGACGTCAGAGTCAAGTTCGAGTTCAAAGGGGAGAAGAG GATCTTGCAGTTCCCTCGACCCGTCAAGCTGGACGACCTGAAGGCGAAAGCTAAGGTGGCTTTCGGTCAGACGATGGACCTTCACTACACCAACAACGAG TTGGTGATTCCACTGACAACTCAGGACGACCTGGACAAGGCCGTGGAGCTGCTGGATCGCAGCGTTCACATGAAGAGCCTGAAGATCCTCCTGGTGCTCCAGAGCTCCTCTCAG AACTCTTCCTCCAACATGGACCTGCTGCCGTCCCACGAGGAGCTGGACAACACGGGATTCAGGGTCGCTGACAAGAAGAGTATGCTGGCTTTGATAG GCTCCCATTCGACGGACCGCAGCTCCCCTCCTCCAGGATACATTCCCGACGCGCTCCAGCAGGTGGCGAGGAACGGCTCCTTCACCAGCATCAACAGCGAGGGGGAGTTCATCCCCGAGAGCATGGACCAG ATGCTGGACCCGCTGTCCATGAGCAGTCCAGAAAACTCTGCATCTGGAAGTTGTCCTTCTTTAGACAGCCCACTGGACAG TGACTACCCAAAATCCAGGATGCCCCGAGCACAGAGCTACCCCGACAACCACCAGGACTTTCCag aGTACGACATCCCAGTGTTTGAGAAGTCGGGGAAAGGTGGAACGTACCCTCGACGATACGGCATTCCCTTTGGCCTTCAGGATTACAGCGACG GGAGGAAGACCTTCCCTCGGGCCCGGCGAACACAGGTCCACGGCTTCCGCTCGCCAGTCAGCTTCAGCCCGACGGAGCAGTCGCCCAGCaccagcagcggcagcagcgtCTTCACCCCTGACCTGGAGGAGGCCCCGGGCCCCGCCAGGAGGCCACGGAGGGGCAGCGACATTGAACCCAACCCCAACCCGACCACGGCGCCGACGCTGTCTGTGATGGACATCAGCCCGCCTAGCCGCT cccCACGCGCCCCGACAAACTGGCGGCTGGGGAAGCTCCTGGGTCAGGGCGCCTTCGGACGGGTGTTTCTCTGTTATGATGCCGATACTGGGCGGGAACTGGCGGTCAAACAGGTCCAGTTTGACCCGGAGAGTCCAGAGACCAGCAAG GAGGTGAGCGCGTTGGAGTGTGAAATCCAGCTCCTGAAGAATCTGTGCAACGAGCGGATCGTCCAGTACTACGGCTGTCTGAGAGACACCATGGAGCGGACGCTCTCCATCTTCATGGAGTACATGCCCGGG GGCTCCATTAAGGACCAGCTGAAGTCGTACGGAGCGCTGACGGAAAACGTGACGCGTCGCTACACCCGGCAGATCCTGGAGGGAGTTTCCTACCTGCACAGCAACATGATCGTCCACAGAGACATCAAAG GGGCCAACATCCTTCGTGACTCGGTGGGTAACGTGAAGCTGGGAGACTTCGGGGCCAGCCGGCGGCTTCAGACCATCTGTCTGTCAGGAACAGGCATCATGTCTGTGACCGGCACGCCGTACTGGATGAGCCCAGAAGTGATCAGCGGAGAGGGCTACGGCAGGAAGGCCGACATCTG GAGTGTCGGCTGCACCGTAGTGGAGATGCTGACGCAGCGACCCCCGTGGGCGGAGTTCGAGGCCATGGCAGCCATCTTTAAGATCGCCACCCAGCCCACCAACCCCGTGCTGCCCGCCCACGTGTCGGACCACTGCCGAGAGTTCCTCAAACGGATCTTTGTAGAGACGAAGCAGCGGCCGTCTGCCGATGAGCTACTGAGGCACATCTTTGTACATTAA
- the si:ch211-113j14.1 gene encoding sterol 26-hydroxylase, mitochondrial isoform X2, with protein sequence MGSSAAAARSLRLSALLSGSLPAAGHTACVSRRKLNVQAATSTSEAGKLKSIDELPGPSLSTTLYWLFIKGYADKSHLLQDLQKNIYGPIWRSRFGPYDIVNVATPELIAQVIQQEGMYPIRAELPHWKEYRDLRGQAYGLHVDTGPQGYRIRSALNPKMLKLREVSAYAPIIHQVVGDLLCRIELLRSRSQDQATVSDIAAELYKFGFEGISSILFETRLGCLQEEIPQDTLRFIHALNDMLTMSETVVLLPRWSRGILPFWKRFIQAWDDISDVAQTLINRRIAEIEAQVNSGEVVEGMYLTHLLSSDRLSRAEVYVTITELLLGGVDTTSNTLSWAMYHLARDRRVQDRLYTEVNAVCPDRREPTTDDLSRMPYLKAVIKETLRLYPVVPGNGRFISENEVIVGNYWLPKKPVTTKRSSSTRSSSSRSGGSVPRCPAAPVAGRRQAATSTTRTATSPSVSGCEPVWGREWPRWRCTLLCPG encoded by the exons ATGGGCTCCTCGGCGGCTGCAGCACGCTCTCTGCGGCTCTCTGCGCTCCTCTCCGGGTCACTGCCGGCGGCCGGTCACACGGCCTGTGTGTCCCGGAGGAAGCTGAACGTCCAGGCGGCCACCAGCACCTCTGAGGCGGGGAAGCTGAAGAGCATCGATGAGCTGCCTGGACCCAGTTTATCCACCACTCTGTACTGGTTGTTCATCAAAGGATACGCAGACAAGAGTCACCTCCTGCAG GATTTACAGAAGAACATTTACGGGCCCATCTGGCGCTCCAGGTTCGGCCCGTACGACATCGTCAATGTGGCGACTCCGGAGCTGATAGCTCAGGTGATCCAACAGGAGGGGATGTACCCGATCCGAGCCGAGCTGCCTCACTGGAAGGAGTACCGGGACCTGAGAGGACAGGCCTACGGTCTGCATGTGGA CACGGGACCGCAGGGCTACCGAATCCGCAGCGCCCTGAACCCCAAGATGCTGAAGCTGCGGGAGGTGTCGGCCTACGCCCCCATCATCCACCAGGTAGTCGGAGATCTGCTGTGTCGCATCGAGCTCCTCCGAAGTCGCAGCCAGGACCAGGCCACAGTTTCAGATATCGCTGCTGAGCTCTACAAGTTCGGCTTTGAAG GTATCTCCTCCATCTTGTTTGAGACCAGGTTGGGCTGCCTGCAGGAGGAGATTCCCCAAGACACGCTGCGCTTCATCCACGCCCTCAACGACATGCTGACGATGTCCGAGACTGTGGTCCTGTTGCCTCGCTGGAGCCGCGGCATCCTCCCCTTCTGGAAACGCTTCATCCAGGCCTGGGACGACATCTCTGACGTAG ctCAGACCCTCATCAACAGGAGGATTGCAGAAATTGAGGCGCAAGTTAACAGTGGTGAGGTGGTGGAGGGCATGTACCTGACCCACCTGCTGTCCTCTGACAGGCTGAGCAGAGCCGAGGTCTACGTCACCATCACGGAGCTGCTGCTGGGAGGCGTTGACACG ACCTCCAACACCCTGTCGTGGGCGATGTACCACTTGGCGAGGGACCGCAGGGTTCAGGATCGCCTGTACACAGAGGTGAACGCCGTGTGTCCGGACAGACGGGAGCCGACCACGGACGACCTGAGCAGGATGCCCTACCTGAAGGCCGTCATCAAGGAGACGTTACG CCTCTATCCTGTGGTGCCTGGAAACGGACGCTTTATTTCAGAGAATGAGGTCATTGTGGGGAACTACTGGTTGCCAAAGAAG CCTGTCACGACAAAGCGGAGTTCGTCGACCCGGAGCTCTTCATCCCGGAGCGGTGGCTCCGTGCCGAGATGCCCGGCAGCACCTGTGGCAGGGCGGCGGCAGGCTGCTACCAGCACCACCCGTACAGCTACATCCCCTTCGGTGTCGGGGTGCGAGCCTGTTTGGGGAAGAGAGTGGCCGAGATGGAGATGCACTTTGCTCTGTCCAGG
- the si:ch211-113j14.1 gene encoding sterol 26-hydroxylase, mitochondrial isoform X1, which translates to MGSSAAAARSLRLSALLSGSLPAAGHTACVSRRKLNVQAATSTSEAGKLKSIDELPGPSLSTTLYWLFIKGYADKSHLLQDLQKNIYGPIWRSRFGPYDIVNVATPELIAQVIQQEGMYPIRAELPHWKEYRDLRGQAYGLHVDTGPQGYRIRSALNPKMLKLREVSAYAPIIHQVVGDLLCRIELLRSRSQDQATVSDIAAELYKFGFEGISSILFETRLGCLQEEIPQDTLRFIHALNDMLTMSETVVLLPRWSRGILPFWKRFIQAWDDISDVAQTLINRRIAEIEAQVNSGEVVEGMYLTHLLSSDRLSRAEVYVTITELLLGGVDTTSNTLSWAMYHLARDRRVQDRLYTEVNAVCPDRREPTTDDLSRMPYLKAVIKETLRLYPVVPGNGRFISENEVIVGNYWLPKKTQFHLCHYAACHDKAEFVDPELFIPERWLRAEMPGSTCGRAAAGCYQHHPYSYIPFGVGVRACLGKRVAEMEMHFALSRLMQHFEVQPEPGAPVVEAKTRTLLIPAKPVNLRFLSRA; encoded by the exons ATGGGCTCCTCGGCGGCTGCAGCACGCTCTCTGCGGCTCTCTGCGCTCCTCTCCGGGTCACTGCCGGCGGCCGGTCACACGGCCTGTGTGTCCCGGAGGAAGCTGAACGTCCAGGCGGCCACCAGCACCTCTGAGGCGGGGAAGCTGAAGAGCATCGATGAGCTGCCTGGACCCAGTTTATCCACCACTCTGTACTGGTTGTTCATCAAAGGATACGCAGACAAGAGTCACCTCCTGCAG GATTTACAGAAGAACATTTACGGGCCCATCTGGCGCTCCAGGTTCGGCCCGTACGACATCGTCAATGTGGCGACTCCGGAGCTGATAGCTCAGGTGATCCAACAGGAGGGGATGTACCCGATCCGAGCCGAGCTGCCTCACTGGAAGGAGTACCGGGACCTGAGAGGACAGGCCTACGGTCTGCATGTGGA CACGGGACCGCAGGGCTACCGAATCCGCAGCGCCCTGAACCCCAAGATGCTGAAGCTGCGGGAGGTGTCGGCCTACGCCCCCATCATCCACCAGGTAGTCGGAGATCTGCTGTGTCGCATCGAGCTCCTCCGAAGTCGCAGCCAGGACCAGGCCACAGTTTCAGATATCGCTGCTGAGCTCTACAAGTTCGGCTTTGAAG GTATCTCCTCCATCTTGTTTGAGACCAGGTTGGGCTGCCTGCAGGAGGAGATTCCCCAAGACACGCTGCGCTTCATCCACGCCCTCAACGACATGCTGACGATGTCCGAGACTGTGGTCCTGTTGCCTCGCTGGAGCCGCGGCATCCTCCCCTTCTGGAAACGCTTCATCCAGGCCTGGGACGACATCTCTGACGTAG ctCAGACCCTCATCAACAGGAGGATTGCAGAAATTGAGGCGCAAGTTAACAGTGGTGAGGTGGTGGAGGGCATGTACCTGACCCACCTGCTGTCCTCTGACAGGCTGAGCAGAGCCGAGGTCTACGTCACCATCACGGAGCTGCTGCTGGGAGGCGTTGACACG ACCTCCAACACCCTGTCGTGGGCGATGTACCACTTGGCGAGGGACCGCAGGGTTCAGGATCGCCTGTACACAGAGGTGAACGCCGTGTGTCCGGACAGACGGGAGCCGACCACGGACGACCTGAGCAGGATGCCCTACCTGAAGGCCGTCATCAAGGAGACGTTACG CCTCTATCCTGTGGTGCCTGGAAACGGACGCTTTATTTCAGAGAATGAGGTCATTGTGGGGAACTACTGGTTGCCAAAGAAG ActcagtttcacctgtgtcACTACGCAGCCTGTCACGACAAAGCGGAGTTCGTCGACCCGGAGCTCTTCATCCCGGAGCGGTGGCTCCGTGCCGAGATGCCCGGCAGCACCTGTGGCAGGGCGGCGGCAGGCTGCTACCAGCACCACCCGTACAGCTACATCCCCTTCGGTGTCGGGGTGCGAGCCTGTTTGGGGAAGAGAGTGGCCGAGATGGAGATGCACTTTGCTCTGTCCAGG